DNA from Leptospira bandrabouensis:
AAGAACCAGACCTCTATATTTCAGGAGATCCCCCAAGACCGGATGTCATTCTACAAGGTTTTCGTCTTTTAATGGGAAGATTTTCTTTCCGATTTCAAGAGGCGCTTCACAAAATTTTGGAGAATGAAAAATAAGGTGTGTGGATTTAGAAAAAGAAGAAATCGTTCGTGTACTGGTCTTAGAACCACAAAAAAAATCGTATGATACCATCTCCCAACTACTCGCCGAGTGGTTTGGAGATTACATCGAACTTACTTGGCGCTCTGTTTTCGAAAATGGAGCCGAAGAAATTAAAAAAGCTCAATACGATCTTTTAATCACAGAAATCCAATTCCCCGAATTAGAAGATTCTCCTGAATCCGTTTTAGAAATGATTATGGATTTAGCTGGTCCATCCGAACTTCCTGTGGTTGTATTCACAAAAGCGGAAGGAAAACAATTACCAATCCATGCTTTCCAACTAGGTATTAATGAATACTTCGGCAAACGAAGGTTAAAGAAAAATGTATTGGAACATCGATTCAGAAATTTGTTTCGAGAAGTTTATCGTAAAAAAGTAGTCTCCATTCAAATGGACGATAGCCTAAAACGATTCCAAGATCTTTATGGTATGAACCAATCTGAAATTCAGGATTTGAATTCGATGGTGAAAAAATTCAAAAAAGAATTAGAAAAAGAATACGAAGAAAAATTAAATTTAGAAACCGAAAAAAAGAAAATGCAAAATGTTTTCGGGATGTATGTTGATCCTATCATTGTTGAAAGTTTGATGAATAACACACTCTCCCTTGACCAAAAAGGAAAAGAACAAGAAGTTTCTGTGTTGTTTTCGGATATTCGCGGTTATACGACACTTTCTGAAAAAATGAAACCAGAGCAAGTCATCTCATTTTTGAATGAATACTTCACGGCAATGACAGAAGTGATTTTAGGTTATGGTGGGATGATCGATAAATATATTGGTGATTCCATTATGTGTTTGTTTGGTGCTCCTGTTTTTCAGGAAGATCATAGGCAGAATGCTCTAGATTGTGCTGTAGAAATGGTCCAAGTGTTTGAACTTTGGCAGCCGAAGTGGGAACAAATATATGGATTTGTGCCACAGATTGGAATTGGCCTCGCATCAGGAAAGGCAATTGTTGGGAACGTAGGATCGTTTCAAAAACTTTCTTATACGGCCGTTGGTGATACAGTTAATATGGCAAGTCGACTAGAATCCATTGCAAAACCAATGGAAGTTTATGTATCAGAAGGACTTTATAATTTCCTTCCAGAGGAATATGCTAACAAATACAAATATGAGGAATTAGAACCCGTTAAAATCAAAGGAAAAGAAGGTTTACACCGAATTCTCAGTGTAAAGCCTATCTAACGATTGTTACTTTTTTGATGGTTTTTTCTTTTTAAAGAGTACTACAGAACTGATACAATTCGTTTGTTTTCAGTTTTTCTTCTTTTGTATCTACAAATGTTTTTTGGTCTTCTATCGTAAGACCTAATACCGTTTTGTATTCTTCAAATTTTTCCAAAGTATCAGGTTCTTGTTTTCCGTGACCAGTAAACTTGGCAATCAGTCCAGCAAATCCAATGATTTGTCCTAGAGGAGATTGTTCTGCCACAGGTTTCGAAAGATCTTCAATAGAGGAAATGATAATGTTTGGCATTTTCCAAAGTTTAGCGGCAGCACTTCCCATTTCATAAGAATCCACACCGAAGGATTTTTTTTCGAGGGAAATCAAACTAGAGTCTGAGGTTTGAAATTCAGTAAGGACTTCCACATATT
Protein-coding regions in this window:
- a CDS encoding adenylate/guanylate cyclase domain-containing protein, which produces MDLEKEEIVRVLVLEPQKKSYDTISQLLAEWFGDYIELTWRSVFENGAEEIKKAQYDLLITEIQFPELEDSPESVLEMIMDLAGPSELPVVVFTKAEGKQLPIHAFQLGINEYFGKRRLKKNVLEHRFRNLFREVYRKKVVSIQMDDSLKRFQDLYGMNQSEIQDLNSMVKKFKKELEKEYEEKLNLETEKKKMQNVFGMYVDPIIVESLMNNTLSLDQKGKEQEVSVLFSDIRGYTTLSEKMKPEQVISFLNEYFTAMTEVILGYGGMIDKYIGDSIMCLFGAPVFQEDHRQNALDCAVEMVQVFELWQPKWEQIYGFVPQIGIGLASGKAIVGNVGSFQKLSYTAVGDTVNMASRLESIAKPMEVYVSEGLYNFLPEEYANKYKYEELEPVKIKGKEGLHRILSVKPI